The Flammeovirgaceae bacterium genome contains a region encoding:
- a CDS encoding DUF4249 domain-containing protein translates to MLKKTVIVLVAALIGSCVDPFNIPRIDSSPQLVVDATITDEPGPHTVTLTYTSELSNDYTNREFVSGAIVRIKDETTDVTTGLVETSTGKYQTPDNWGVVVGRAYSLYIQLADGREFRSDTQQVFPAGEIDSLSLVFLPNSINQNDGTQPQNAIGIYIDSKGVAGEPNFFRWRWTGTYQVETDPANKTRIDPNCMCEVPDPPACAFGTCSCCTCWVSDFSNRATVSNNQFINDNSFYNVFLGKIPVEPFRFFRKYHVEVEQLSLSESAYNFWKLVQAQQQGATDIFQPNAIKIRGNVKSITDQDAEAFGVVSFCSVSKASRFIFRHELPVVLLDPPLIREDCRIIFRNASNVRPDFW, encoded by the coding sequence ATGTTAAAGAAGACAGTAATTGTGTTGGTAGCAGCCTTAATCGGAAGCTGCGTTGATCCGTTTAACATTCCAAGAATCGACTCATCACCTCAACTGGTAGTTGATGCTACCATTACCGATGAGCCCGGCCCGCATACCGTTACGCTAACCTATACATCCGAGTTATCGAACGATTATACAAACCGGGAGTTTGTTAGTGGAGCCATCGTTCGTATAAAAGATGAGACAACCGATGTAACAACCGGCCTGGTTGAAACATCAACCGGAAAGTACCAAACACCGGATAACTGGGGCGTTGTGGTTGGGAGGGCGTATAGTCTTTATATTCAGCTTGCGGATGGACGTGAATTTCGTTCAGATACCCAACAGGTTTTTCCGGCCGGTGAGATTGACAGCCTTTCGCTTGTGTTTCTTCCTAATTCAATAAATCAAAATGATGGCACGCAACCCCAGAACGCCATTGGAATTTATATTGATTCAAAGGGCGTTGCCGGAGAACCCAATTTTTTCCGTTGGAGGTGGACAGGCACCTATCAGGTTGAAACGGATCCGGCTAATAAAACACGGATTGACCCCAACTGTATGTGTGAAGTTCCCGATCCTCCGGCCTGTGCCTTTGGTACATGCAGTTGCTGTACCTGTTGGGTAAGCGATTTCAGTAACCGGGCAACAGTGTCAAACAATCAATTCATAAACGACAATTCGTTTTACAATGTATTCTTAGGCAAAATACCGGTAGAGCCATTCCGCTTTTTCAGAAAATATCATGTTGAAGTTGAACAGCTAAGCCTTTCCGAATCGGCCTACAATTTTTGGAAACTTGTGCAAGCTCAACAACAAGGTGCTACAGATATCTTTCAGCCAAACGCCATTAAGATTAGAGGTAATGTGAAATCGATTACCGATCAGGATGCTGAAGCTTTTGGTGTGGTATCTTTTTGTTCAGTTAGCAAAGCTTCACGATTTATTTTCAGGCATGAGTTGCCGGTTGTATTGCTTGACCCCCCCCTGATACGGGAAGATTGCCGGATTATTTTTAGAAATGCTTCCAACGTCCGACCTGATTTCTGGTAA
- a CDS encoding carboxypeptidase-like regulatory domain-containing protein, whose product MLFRKGIGLLVVLLGLAYSIQAQQQFAHPVTLLPSEVPVSFLQFIEKVERETGVRFFYDSNWIEYLSIDRAYTNLPLGRILDQVLEGSDITYTALSGYGIILVKDPSREIERQRLLAKAVAQRKKVEQLVIGNPADYHPDKKLVLRGLVTDEKTSSPVRNATITLLNAERGTTTNEQGAYELTLSPGSNLVSFSHANYSEEIIDLKIYTSGRLNIILEEVPIVLEEVIVTDQAIVNSTIGQVTLRVSEMKRTPVFLGEVDVVKQVQTQAGVTTVGELAAGFNVRGGSTDQNLVLYDGLPIFNTSHALGFFSAFNAEAINQVAFYKGGIPAEFGGRASSVLNVTSKEGNYNRWTGSGGIGFISTFLTVGGPIKKDTTSVIASVRATYSDWMLKLVNSDYTTLQNSSVQFYDGSFKLAHKFSAKSKLIFSGYFSRDRMRLTNDTLFQWNNLAVSARFDRAVSDKLFYSITMGMGGYRYTLNEADEREAFDLTYGIVYPSIRADFNYNDRNPKAFGFQATYYNFKPGTLRPSTPASLIPAISIADENAVEAGVYFSESFKLGNRINLDAGIRYALYARLGPGTVYDYEAGQPLEPQNVIDSAQYPAGSLIKFYHGPEPRLAARYSLNQFSSLKFGYNRLYQFVHLISNTAAVTPVDVWQSSNSFFRPQLADQVSAGYFRNLKENTYEVYGELFYKHIANILDFKDGASLILNNKLETALLPGKARSYGVELSATKLRGRLQGNMNYTFSRSFRQVNGNDEIEKINNGKFFPANFDQPHVVNLTWRYAISRRHYFSGNFTYHTGRPISLPAHIYYVDGIGISDFPERNTYRLPDYHRLDIAFIIEGNHKRKKLWDGTWVISAYNLYGRKNAYSVFFQQDQWGILKPYQLSVVGTVIPTINYTFKF is encoded by the coding sequence ATGCTGTTCAGGAAGGGTATCGGGTTACTTGTTGTGCTATTGGGACTTGCATACTCAATTCAGGCTCAGCAGCAATTTGCTCATCCGGTAACCCTGTTGCCCTCCGAAGTGCCGGTGTCTTTCCTGCAGTTTATCGAAAAAGTTGAGCGGGAAACCGGGGTGCGTTTTTTCTATGATTCCAACTGGATTGAGTATCTCAGCATAGACAGGGCGTATACTAATTTACCGTTGGGCAGGATTTTAGATCAGGTGCTGGAGGGTTCCGATATTACCTATACGGCATTAAGCGGTTATGGTATTATACTGGTTAAAGATCCGTCCCGAGAAATTGAACGTCAACGTTTGCTGGCCAAAGCAGTAGCTCAGCGTAAAAAGGTTGAACAACTGGTTATTGGCAATCCTGCCGATTACCATCCTGACAAAAAACTGGTTTTGCGCGGACTTGTTACCGATGAGAAAACTTCTTCGCCTGTCCGTAATGCCACCATTACCCTGCTTAACGCGGAGCGGGGAACCACCACCAATGAACAAGGTGCTTACGAACTTACGTTGTCACCCGGAAGTAATCTGGTTAGTTTCAGCCATGCCAACTATTCAGAAGAAATTATTGATTTAAAGATTTACACCAGCGGACGTTTAAATATTATCCTGGAGGAAGTTCCAATTGTACTGGAAGAAGTGATTGTGACTGATCAGGCCATTGTAAATTCAACTATTGGGCAGGTTACCTTGCGGGTAAGTGAAATGAAGCGGACTCCCGTTTTCCTGGGCGAGGTAGATGTTGTAAAGCAGGTGCAAACACAAGCGGGTGTAACTACAGTGGGCGAGCTGGCTGCTGGTTTTAATGTACGGGGAGGAAGCACCGATCAAAACCTGGTGCTTTATGATGGGTTGCCGATTTTCAATACATCGCATGCATTAGGATTTTTCTCAGCATTTAATGCTGAAGCCATAAACCAGGTAGCGTTTTATAAGGGGGGTATTCCAGCCGAGTTTGGAGGCAGGGCATCATCGGTTTTGAACGTTACCTCAAAGGAAGGAAACTATAACCGCTGGACCGGCAGCGGTGGCATAGGCTTCATCTCAACATTTTTAACTGTTGGCGGCCCTATAAAAAAAGATACAACCTCGGTTATCGCTTCGGTACGTGCGACTTATTCCGACTGGATGCTCAAGTTGGTCAATTCTGATTATACAACCCTGCAGAACAGCTCGGTACAGTTTTATGATGGCTCGTTTAAATTAGCGCATAAGTTTTCTGCCAAAAGCAAGCTGATATTTTCGGGCTATTTCAGCCGTGACCGTATGCGGCTTACCAATGACACTCTTTTTCAATGGAATAATCTGGCCGTTTCAGCACGATTTGACAGGGCCGTAAGCGATAAGCTGTTTTACAGCATAACCATGGGTATGGGTGGTTATCGTTATACGCTGAACGAAGCGGATGAACGCGAAGCGTTTGATTTGACATATGGTATTGTATATCCATCCATTAGGGCCGACTTCAATTACAACGACAGGAATCCGAAGGCCTTCGGTTTCCAGGCTACGTATTACAATTTTAAACCGGGCACGCTTAGGCCGTCTACACCGGCATCCCTTATTCCGGCTATTTCAATTGCTGATGAGAATGCAGTTGAAGCCGGAGTTTATTTTAGCGAATCATTTAAGCTTGGAAACCGCATCAACCTGGATGCCGGCATCCGGTATGCGTTGTATGCCCGGCTTGGACCAGGCACTGTTTATGATTACGAAGCCGGTCAGCCTCTTGAGCCGCAAAATGTAATTGATTCTGCCCAATACCCGGCTGGCAGCCTCATTAAATTTTATCACGGACCTGAACCCCGCCTGGCTGCGCGATATTCGTTGAATCAATTCAGTTCATTAAAATTCGGGTATAACCGTTTATATCAATTTGTTCACCTGATTAGCAACACAGCCGCGGTAACTCCGGTAGATGTTTGGCAATCAAGCAACAGTTTTTTCAGACCCCAACTGGCCGATCAGGTTTCGGCAGGGTACTTCAGAAATCTGAAAGAGAATACCTATGAAGTATATGGCGAGTTGTTTTACAAGCATATTGCCAACATTCTCGATTTTAAAGACGGAGCAAGTTTGATTTTGAATAATAAACTTGAAACGGCATTGCTTCCCGGTAAAGCGAGGTCGTATGGTGTTGAACTTTCGGCAACCAAACTCAGGGGACGGCTGCAGGGAAATATGAATTACACTTTCTCACGCTCATTCAGGCAGGTAAATGGTAACGATGAAATTGAAAAGATTAATAACGGAAAATTTTTCCCCGCTAATTTCGATCAGCCCCACGTGGTTAACCTCACCTGGCGCTATGCTATAAGCCGCAGGCATTACTTTTCAGGGAACTTTACCTACCATACCGGACGGCCCATTTCACTTCCGGCCCATATTTACTACGTGGATGGCATTGGCATTTCGGATTTTCCGGAACGCAATACATACCGGTTGCCCGACTACCACCGCCTGGATATAGCCTTTATTATTGAGGGCAATCACAAGCGGAAAAAATTGTGGGATGGCACCTGGGTTATTTCTGCCTATAACCTCTACGGCAGAAAAAATGCGTACTCAGTCTTTTTCCAGCAGGATCAATGGGGTATTCTTAAGCCCTACCAGCTTTCTGTAGTAGGCACAGTTATTCCAACTATTAACTACACGTTCAAGTTCTGA